A segment of the Nostoc sp. TCL26-01 genome:
ATCTGCGTTTGATTGTCTCGAAACTTGGTAATGGCTTCGTCTTTTTCCGCAGAACTCATGCGACCATGTAGTAAGCCGACTTGAAACTCAGGAAAAATACTTTCTTGTAACTTTTGATGTTCTTCTACAGCCGATCGCAAGTCTAGTTTCTCTGATTCTTCTACCAATGGCAAGACTACATAAGTTTGCCTACCCTGAGCGATTTCTCGGCGGATGAGGTCATAAGCATGGCTGCGTTCTTGACCACTTAACATGGTGGTTTGAATCTTTTGTCGTCCTGGGGGTAACTCATCAATTTGACTGACATTCATATCCCCATGAATAGTTAACGCCAGTGTCCGAGGTATGGGTGTGGCAGTCATAGTTAATACATGGGGTTGTTCACCTTTTTGTTGTAACAATGCCCGTTGTTTCACCCCAAAACGGTGTTGTTCATCAATGACGACTAACCCCAAACGCTGAAAGTTTACCGCGTCTTGGATTAAGGCATGAGTTCCCACCAACAAAGGTAATTCACCAGTTTCTAACTGGGAATGAATTTGTCGCCGTTTCACAGTTTTGGTGGAACCTGTCAGCAATTCTACGGGTAAATGTAACAGGTTAAACCAGCCGACTAATTTACGATAATGCTGTTCTGATAATACTTCTGTAGGAGCCATCAGCGCCGCTTGATAGCCAGCTTGAATCGCTGCGAGAATTGCTACCACTGCTACCACCGTTTTCCCTGAACCCACATCACCCTGAACTAAACGATTCATCGGTGTGGGTTGTTGCAAATCGTTGAGGATATCGTTGAGGACTCGTTGCTGTGCGCCTGTGAGTCGAAATGGCAGTAATTCGTAAAACTTTTCAATTAACTGACCTTTGGGAGCCAAGATAGCACTAGTTTGGATTGCCCTGGCTTGCTGCTGGCGTTGTAGTAAACCCAATTGCAGGTAGAAAAATTCATCAAAGACAAGACGACGACGGGCAGCTTGTAGAGTAGCACTATCATCAGGGAAGTGGATGTTAGCGATCGCCTCCTTTAATTCCATCAAACCATACTTTTCCCGCAAACCTTTCGGCAAGGGGTCTTTTAACTGAGTCGCTGCCGGTAAAGCTGCCAAGACGGCTTGTCTCACCATACTGGCCATGACTCCCTCAGTCAGTCCATAAATCGGTACTACCCTGCCAATGGTCAAGGATTCAATTGTGTCCCCTGGGTGCGCTAAAATTTCCAATTCCGGATTATCTAGCGTTAAACCGTATTTAGTCCCTTTGACTAAACCACAAGCTGCCAACACACTACCCACTGGATAGCGACGTTTTAAGCTTTCTTGCCAAGCGCGACTAGTAAACCGCGCCCCCGCAGAAAAACGACTGACTTTAATTTGACCTGTATTATCTTTGAGGATTAATTCTAAGATCGATAATTTCTGATTTTTGGGACTGGTAAAACAGTGACATTTTTTGACTGTAGCGACAATTGTGACTGTCTCACCCCCTTGCAACTCCCGGATATTTACTTGCTTTGCATAATCAATATGGTCACGGGGATAGTAAAACAGTAAGTCACGTACAGTATACAAACCCAACGCAGCTAATTTATCAGCTCTGCGAATCCCTATCTCTGGTAATTCACTCAATTTTTGCTCAATTTTTGGAGCTAACCGCCGACTCACTTCCTCCACCAGAGGCGCAGCATTAGGAATTTTGGGTTGGTAACTTCTTCCCTGCTCCTCCGCCTTACTTCCTTGCTCCTGCGGCTCCTCTTGCTCTTTTTGCAGTTGGTAAAGATATCTCCGAGTTTCGGCTATGAGATGTTGTCTATTTTTTAAATCCAGATTGGGATAGTTAGCAAATTGCCCTGCCATTTCTTGCCAGCGACGGCGTTCTGTTGGCGGTAAAACTGGCGGAAATTTGCCAAAAGTCAGGCTAAGAAATTCACTAAAACGGTATTGTTTCCCCAGCAAGTCTGTAAAGCCGTGTTCTGCTTCCACTGCTAAGGCTTTGTGCAATCTTACCCAATCTGGTTGCTCATTAGTCATTGGTTAATAGTCATTAGTCATTAGTCATTAGTCAATGGTTATATGGTCAATAGTCATTACTTTTGACTCTGGACTGTGGACTATTGACTAATCTTCATACCAACTAGAACGCCATGCAGCCTCGGCTTCGGCAACTGAACGTTCCTTTTGCTTTTTTTGGTACTCTCGTCCTAGCTGGTTTAGCTGGGTTAAGATGTGACGAATTTGCTTACGTTCAGAGGAAAGGGCTGGGTCAGCAAATTCTATCTCTCCTAAGCGTAAATTAATTGTAATAATTTGTGTGAGACTCGACTCCTCTGGGTCTTGCTCATTTTCTACTTCGATGACTAAATTCAACAAGTTGGGTGGCCCTGGCATCATTTCTGCCGCAGCTTCGGAGGCAGCTACAGCAGCTTCTAAAATGGGTTCTGGTAATTTTTTGGGTAAAACTTTGGCTTTTTGCAATATTGTATTAGCTTCATGAGAAATTCTTCTCAATGTCCGTTGTGTTTCTTCTTCTAGATGCTGTTGCCATTTTGCTAGTTCTACCGGGTTAGAAGTGTTATGAGTATAAACCTGTAGAGTTGAATTACTGATTGACTCAACAGAGGTTACTTCCTCATCTTCCTCGATTTCCTCAATCTCCCCAACTTCTTGACTTGTCAACTGAGCTAGTAATTGCTCAACAGCTTGTTTACCTAATTTCCGAATACTTTGTTGTAATTGCTGCCGTTGATTTAATGACAGCTGGAGAAAGTTTTCGGGATACCCTTGAGTACACAGGTGATAACTTGCCAAGATTAATTGTTTTCCTAGTGCTTGCCCCAAGATAGTCAGATAACTAGTATAAGCACTATGGAGTTGTGAGGCGATCGCTCCTATCGCTTCTTGCAAAACGGCAATATCCTGCTCAATTCGCTCAATTGCTCTCGCCATAATAATTTAGACTTTTTGCCAGTACACTATTTTATAGTACAAAAGTACTGAATATCTACAAATAATCAACAAAATTTTATTATGAATAAATTAATAGACATCTGGTAGAAATTAATTTTGCGTTGCCCGAAATTCTTGTAGAGACGTTGCACTGCAACGTCTCTACATTCATTTTCCCCAGATGTCTAATAAAATACAGGTCAGGCTATTTGCTTGACCTGTTTAAGTAACAGACACTTAAAAGTCTACAGTCAACTAATGACTAAACTATGACTGCAAACCCATTTGAGCAGCCACTTCTTCAGCAAAGCTGATTTCTTGCTTCTCAATGCCTTCACCCAGGATGTAGCGGACGAAGCGATGCACTTTGATGTCTTCGCCGACTTTTGCCTTAATTTGTTTAAGCAAGTCTTCCACAGAAATACTTTGATCACGAATGTAAGGCTGGTCAACCAGAGTTAGTTCTTTGAGGCGTTTTTCAATCCGGCCTTGAACAATCTTTTCTCTGATATTTTCTGGTTTATTTGCCAAGTCATCCTTGCCCATTTCGATGTCTTTTTCTTTTTGGACAATTTCGGCAGGGATTTGATCTACACTGACGTACTCGACATTGGGACAAGCGGCAACTTGCATTGCGGCGTTGCGTGCCAAAGCTTGAAATTCTTCGTTAGCTGCTGCTGACTCAGATTTTGAGTTGAGTTCAACCAAGACACCAACTCGACCACCAGTATGAATGTAGCTGTCTACTACTCCTGGTTGATCTGCTAGGGCAAAATTAATAAACCGACGTACCTGAATATTTTCACCTAAATTAGCAATGGTTTGCTTGATGAATTCTTCTACAGTAACGCTAGTATCTTCAATGTAGGGTTGAGCTAACAAAGACTCAACACTATCGGCAGTTGCTGCGAGCTTGGCTAGATTTTTGACTAAACTTTTAAAAGCATCGTTGCGAGCAACAAAGTCTGTTTGGCAGTTGACTTCAATGAGTACGCCTACCTGACCACCTGGTTCAATATAGGTGTCTATCAAACCTTCTGCCGCAATGCGATCGCTTTTTTTACCCGCCGAGGCAATGCCCTTTTTCCGTAGCCAATCTACGGCTTCGTCTACGTTGCCATCAGTTTCTTTTAACGCTTTTTTGCAGTCCATCATGCCTGCACCAGTTTTTTGGCGTAGCTCTTGGACGAGTTTTGCAGATATTTCCGCCATGTTGCCTCAATTCCTAACTTGACCTCGAGTTATATTCACTCACCAAAACAGTGTTGAGTTAAAAGTGCTGCTAGTATAGCGGCGCTGAGTAGTTGAAAATCAACAACTGGTTTTCTGTATCCCGGTTTTATGTTCGAGTCCCCAACAAAATCGCTGGTTGATGCTCTTAACTTTTATTTCGGGATCATCCTCAGCCACGCCAGTGACCATAAAGCACCAGCTGCTTACGATTCATGACTCATCACTACGCAAGTGTGTTGAGTATTTCTATCTTACTCAGCGCTGGTGAAGAAAAAACGATGAAATTTTAAGTTTGCCGGATGAAGGATCATCCTTCATCCTCAAAGTTGCTTATTCTTCTTCGTCTTCGTCGTCGGGAATCAGCGAGTCTGTGTAGTCGCTTTCATCATAATCGTACTCTTCTTCACCGCCTTCGTAGTCGTCGTATTCTTCTTCTACGTCTAGCTGACCATGACGACCTTCATAAATGGCATCAGCCAATTTACCAACAATCAATTTAATTGATCTGATGGCATCGTCGTTAGCTGGGATGGGGATATCTACTACATCTGGGTCACAGTTGGTATCCAACATAGACACAATGGGAATACTCAACTTCTGGCATTCTTGGACTGCATTATACTCCCGGCGTTGGTCTACAATCACTACAACATCGGGAACTTTCCGCATTGTTTTAATGCCACCCAAGTATTTTTGCAGCTTGACCATTTCTCGCCGCAGCATGGATGCTTCTTTTTTTGGCAATAAATCGAGAGCGCCGTTTTCTTCCCGACGTTCTAAATCTTTGAGGCGGTCTACTCTGGTTTTGATGGTTGTCCAGTTGGTCAGCATTCCACCCAACCAGCGCTGGTTAATATAATGTGAACCGCAACGAGCTGCTTCTTGGGCAATAATCCCTGCTGCTTGACGCTTTGTACCGACAAACAGGAATTTCTTGCCTTGCTCGGCTTGCGATCGCATATAGTTATAAGCCTCATCCATCAAATGAGCTGTTTGTACCAAATCGATGATATGCACACCATTGCGGGATGTGTATATGTATGGAGACATTTTCGGGTTCCAACGTCGGGTTTGATGCCCAAAGTGAACTCCTGACTCCATCATCTGAGCCAATGAAACGACTGGCATATTTTATTTCTCCTATTCGGGTTAAACCTCCATCCAGGCGCATTTCCCCAAGGGAAACACCCGAATTCCCGGATGTGCGAGATTAATTTGCTATCCTAGCGTAGCATATTTGTGTTGGTGTTGGGGAAGCAGGGGACGAGGGAAAATCATTTTCAGGTTTTGCACCAATAATTGAGGATGGCAATATGTCAACTAATGATGAAGTAATTAATCAATTACAAACTGTAATTTTTCAATTAAAAAATAACTCAAATCAGCAAATAGATGTACAGGAATTACATAAAATAGAAGCAGAGTTAGAAAATATTTTACCCCAGATTCAATTTGAACTGACAAATGCCAGGATGGAGAGTAATTGGGAACAAGCACAGCAGTTGAGTGAAGCATCACAAGAATGTCAAAATGCGCTCAATAGTGTGAGGTCGGCAATTATCAGATCAACTATTATTGGGATTAATCAAGACAATTTGACAGAAATGCAGAAAATATTAGATGAGGTGAAAGCTGCATCTAAAACTCAACAGCGAATTAATATTATTATCTCGTCCTTACGCTTTGTCAAAAGAATCTTAGGTTAATCAAGAAATTTATTGCCAGAAGCCAGCAAATAGCAGAGGCAAGAGGATTAACCCAAAAATGATTAAAGCCAAAGTTCCTGGATCAATTTTGATGTGATTATCTTCTGGTTTAGACATTGATTAATTACTGTTTTGATTAATTTGATAATGTAATTTTAGCAAATTTTGTCAAAGACTAGGAATATTTAACAGTGAACAGTTATCAGTAAACAGTTATCAGTCAAGATAATTGAATCAGCGTTAACTGATAACTGATAACTGATTTAAATCCCCCACCATCCGCCGTTAGAGGACGTTGGAAAAGTCTGTTTCTTTGTCATGTTGAATGCAGCGTAGCGGAATGAAACATCTCAGTATGTGCCACAAAACCTAGATTCTTCCTGACGCTCCGCTTCAGTCAGAATGACATTTTTATACCTACT
Coding sequences within it:
- the recG gene encoding ATP-dependent DNA helicase RecG; the protein is MTNEQPDWVRLHKALAVEAEHGFTDLLGKQYRFSEFLSLTFGKFPPVLPPTERRRWQEMAGQFANYPNLDLKNRQHLIAETRRYLYQLQKEQEEPQEQGSKAEEQGRSYQPKIPNAAPLVEEVSRRLAPKIEQKLSELPEIGIRRADKLAALGLYTVRDLLFYYPRDHIDYAKQVNIRELQGGETVTIVATVKKCHCFTSPKNQKLSILELILKDNTGQIKVSRFSAGARFTSRAWQESLKRRYPVGSVLAACGLVKGTKYGLTLDNPELEILAHPGDTIESLTIGRVVPIYGLTEGVMASMVRQAVLAALPAATQLKDPLPKGLREKYGLMELKEAIANIHFPDDSATLQAARRRLVFDEFFYLQLGLLQRQQQARAIQTSAILAPKGQLIEKFYELLPFRLTGAQQRVLNDILNDLQQPTPMNRLVQGDVGSGKTVVAVVAILAAIQAGYQAALMAPTEVLSEQHYRKLVGWFNLLHLPVELLTGSTKTVKRRQIHSQLETGELPLLVGTHALIQDAVNFQRLGLVVIDEQHRFGVKQRALLQQKGEQPHVLTMTATPIPRTLALTIHGDMNVSQIDELPPGRQKIQTTMLSGQERSHAYDLIRREIAQGRQTYVVLPLVEESEKLDLRSAVEEHQKLQESIFPEFQVGLLHGRMSSAEKDEAITKFRDNQTQILVSTTVVEVGVDVPNATVMLIENAERFGLSQLHQLRGRVGRGAAQSYCLLMSSSRSPDAQQRLKVLEQSQDGFFISEMDMRFRGPGEVLGTRQSGVPDFTLASLVEDEEILILARQAAEKVIEMDASLERWLLMKAELKYRYEKLMGGAILT
- the tsf gene encoding translation elongation factor Ts translates to MAEISAKLVQELRQKTGAGMMDCKKALKETDGNVDEAVDWLRKKGIASAGKKSDRIAAEGLIDTYIEPGGQVGVLIEVNCQTDFVARNDAFKSLVKNLAKLAATADSVESLLAQPYIEDTSVTVEEFIKQTIANLGENIQVRRFINFALADQPGVVDSYIHTGGRVGVLVELNSKSESAAANEEFQALARNAAMQVAACPNVEYVSVDQIPAEIVQKEKDIEMGKDDLANKPENIREKIVQGRIEKRLKELTLVDQPYIRDQSISVEDLLKQIKAKVGEDIKVHRFVRYILGEGIEKQEISFAEEVAAQMGLQS
- the rpsB gene encoding 30S ribosomal protein S2 encodes the protein MPVVSLAQMMESGVHFGHQTRRWNPKMSPYIYTSRNGVHIIDLVQTAHLMDEAYNYMRSQAEQGKKFLFVGTKRQAAGIIAQEAARCGSHYINQRWLGGMLTNWTTIKTRVDRLKDLERREENGALDLLPKKEASMLRREMVKLQKYLGGIKTMRKVPDVVVIVDQRREYNAVQECQKLSIPIVSMLDTNCDPDVVDIPIPANDDAIRSIKLIVGKLADAIYEGRHGQLDVEEEYDDYEGGEEEYDYDESDYTDSLIPDDEDEEE